The Anoxybacillus flavithermus genome has a segment encoding these proteins:
- a CDS encoding Zn-dependent hydrolase, whose translation MKQAEKIRVFALGGVGEVGKNMYVVEVDEDIFVLDAGLMFPEDEMFGIDMVIPDISYLVEQQERIRGIFLTHGHDDHIGAISYVLRKITVPVYGARLTLALMEEKLKEQGITSKAQRIEIHADSEIVFEKAVVSFFQTNHSIPDCLGVSIQTSQGAIVYTSDFKFDQTPVGICRTDFGKMAKIGAQGVLCLLSDSTNAEKPGYTGSEAVVGQEISDVIYNADGRVIVACFASNITRIQQVLNAARDHRRKVVIMSRHMHKVIDIAVRLGYLKLDENMIISMGEVDRYNDRDLVILTTGNQGEPMAALARMAKQAHKYINIKEGDTVIVASSPMPGHELFIARTIDALYRAGANVVYGQRQVHVSGHGYQEELKLMINFMKPKYFIPVHGEFRMQKTHGKIAQAVGIRQDAIFLIEKGEVIEFRNGHARFGGKVPSGQILIDGLGIGDVGNIVLRDRRLLSQDGIMIVVVTLSKQEKRVVAGPEMISRGFVYVRESETLFEESVKIVKEIVEKSMEDYVIEWSSLKTNIRDALSQYLFEQTKRKPMILPIIMEV comes from the coding sequence ATGAAACAAGCAGAGAAAATTCGTGTGTTTGCTCTCGGCGGCGTGGGAGAGGTAGGCAAAAATATGTATGTCGTCGAGGTGGACGAAGACATTTTTGTCCTTGATGCAGGACTTATGTTTCCAGAGGACGAGATGTTCGGCATTGATATGGTTATTCCTGATATTTCATATTTAGTGGAACAACAAGAACGTATTCGTGGCATTTTTTTAACACATGGTCATGACGATCATATTGGCGCAATTTCATACGTGTTGCGAAAAATTACTGTACCCGTATATGGTGCGAGATTGACGCTTGCGCTCATGGAAGAAAAATTGAAAGAGCAAGGGATTACATCGAAAGCGCAGCGTATCGAAATACATGCCGATAGCGAGATTGTATTTGAGAAAGCGGTCGTATCGTTTTTTCAGACGAATCATAGCATCCCGGATTGTCTTGGTGTAAGCATTCAAACATCGCAAGGCGCCATTGTATATACGAGTGATTTTAAATTTGATCAAACGCCGGTTGGCATATGTCGCACCGATTTTGGCAAAATGGCGAAAATCGGTGCGCAAGGAGTGCTTTGCTTACTATCCGACAGCACCAACGCAGAAAAACCGGGGTATACAGGTTCTGAAGCGGTTGTTGGTCAAGAAATTTCTGACGTCATTTACAATGCCGATGGGCGTGTCATTGTCGCTTGCTTTGCCTCGAACATTACGCGCATTCAACAAGTGCTAAACGCTGCTCGTGACCATCGACGGAAAGTTGTCATTATGAGCCGTCATATGCATAAGGTGATTGACATTGCGGTGCGCCTCGGGTACTTGAAATTGGATGAAAACATGATTATTTCGATGGGGGAAGTCGACCGTTACAACGATCGTGATTTAGTCATTTTAACGACAGGCAATCAAGGAGAACCGATGGCGGCGTTAGCACGCATGGCGAAACAGGCACACAAATACATCAATATTAAAGAAGGAGACACAGTTATTGTCGCTTCTTCTCCAATGCCAGGGCATGAGTTATTTATTGCTCGCACAATTGATGCTCTATATCGTGCAGGAGCGAATGTCGTGTACGGACAACGTCAAGTCCATGTGTCGGGACACGGATATCAAGAAGAATTAAAGCTTATGATAAATTTTATGAAGCCGAAATACTTTATTCCGGTACATGGAGAGTTTCGTATGCAAAAGACGCACGGAAAAATCGCCCAAGCTGTCGGTATTCGTCAAGATGCGATCTTTTTGATTGAAAAAGGAGAAGTGATCGAGTTCCGTAACGGCCACGCGCGTTTTGGTGGAAAAGTGCCGAGCGGTCAAATTTTAATTGATGGGTTAGGCATTGGAGACGTAGGAAATATTGTGTTGCGTGATCGTCGCTTGCTGTCACAAGATGGAATTATGATCGTTGTTGTAACGTTAAGTAAACAAGAGAAGCGCGTCGTTGCTGGACCAGAAATGATTTCACGCGGATTTGTATATGTGCGTGAATCCGAAACGCTTTTCGAAGAATCAGTAAAAATTGTGAAAGAGATTGTGGAAAAAAGCATGGAGGACTACGTCATTGAATGGTCTTCACTAAAAACAAACATTCGTGATGCACTTAGCCAATATTTATTTGAACAAACAAAACGAAAACCGATGATTTTACCAATTATTATGGAAGTATAA
- a CDS encoding 4-hydroxy-tetrahydrodipicolinate synthase: MVQFGQIATAMVTPFDNKGNVDFAKTTQLVNYLIENGTDSLVVAGTTGESPTLTTEEKLALFRHVVDVVDGRVPVIAGTGSNNTRASIELTKKAEEIGVDAVMVVAPYYNKPNQEGIYQHYKAIAESTSLPVMVYNIPGRAVVNISVETIVRLSEIPNIVAVKDASGNLDAMTEIIAKTRDDFMLYSGDDGLTLPVLAIGGKGVVSVASHIIGNEMKEMIEAFMSGDNKKAATIHQQLLPIMKSLFAAPSPVPVKTALQLKGLDVGSVRLPLVPLTEQERLQLMNVLQR; encoded by the coding sequence GTGGTTCAATTTGGTCAAATTGCCACAGCGATGGTCACCCCATTTGACAATAAGGGGAACGTCGATTTTGCAAAAACGACACAATTAGTGAACTATTTAATTGAAAACGGTACAGATTCACTCGTTGTTGCTGGAACAACTGGAGAATCCCCAACGTTAACGACAGAAGAAAAGTTGGCGCTTTTCCGTCACGTTGTCGACGTTGTTGATGGACGCGTACCTGTTATTGCTGGAACAGGAAGCAATAATACCCGCGCATCGATTGAACTAACGAAAAAGGCAGAAGAAATTGGTGTCGATGCGGTGATGGTCGTCGCACCGTATTACAACAAACCGAACCAAGAAGGAATTTACCAACATTATAAGGCGATTGCTGAAAGCACGTCGTTGCCTGTCATGGTGTACAACATTCCAGGGAGAGCTGTCGTCAATATTTCCGTTGAAACAATCGTTCGCCTCTCCGAAATTCCAAACATTGTAGCCGTCAAAGATGCAAGCGGAAATTTAGATGCGATGACGGAAATTATAGCAAAAACGCGCGATGATTTTATGCTATATAGCGGAGATGACGGATTGACACTTCCTGTATTAGCTATTGGTGGAAAAGGTGTCGTTTCCGTTGCCTCGCATATTATCGGCAACGAAATGAAAGAAATGATAGAAGCTTTCATGAGCGGAGACAATAAAAAAGCGGCAACGATACACCAACAACTATTGCCGATCATGAAATCGTTATTTGCTGCTCCAAGCCCAGTGCCAGTAAAAACTGCTTTACAGTTGAAAGGATTAGATGTTGGTTCTGTTCGACTACCACTTGTGCCGCTGACGGAACAAGAACGTTTGCAACTCATGAACGTGCTACAACGTTAA
- a CDS encoding aspartate kinase (catalyzes the formation of 4-phospho-L-aspartate from L-aspartate and ATP; diaminopimelate sensitive) has translation MKIIVQKFGGTSVRDEHGRNLARKHIEKALEDGYKVIVVVSAMGRKGDPYATDTLLSLIDGANAHVTNREKDLLMACGEIISSVVFTNMLNKHGIKATAFTGAQAGFRTNNDHTNAKIIDMRCERLLRALKEHDVVVVAGFQGAAENGDVTTIGRGGSDTSAAALGAALGAEWIDIFTDVEGVMTADPRIVENARPLDVVTYTEICNMAYQGAKVIHPRAVEIAMQAKVPLRIRSTYSDSPGTLVTSIGKKGSDVKERLVTGIAHVSNITQIKVPAKEGHYDLQAEVFKAMANEGISVDFINISPNGVVYTVSSDVADRAITTLQKLGYEPTVTRGCAKVSTVGAGIAGVPGVTAKIVTALSERGIQILQSADSHTTIWVLVKEEHLKEAVNALHDAFQLAEQKQYDFS, from the coding sequence TTGAAAATTATCGTTCAAAAGTTTGGCGGTACGTCCGTTCGTGATGAACACGGTCGAAATTTAGCGCGCAAACATATTGAAAAAGCGTTAGAAGACGGATATAAAGTGATTGTTGTCGTTTCAGCGATGGGGCGAAAAGGGGATCCGTATGCAACGGATACGCTCCTTAGCCTTATTGACGGAGCCAATGCCCATGTGACAAACCGTGAAAAAGATTTGTTGATGGCGTGCGGGGAAATTATTTCAAGCGTCGTTTTTACAAACATGTTAAATAAACATGGTATCAAAGCGACAGCCTTTACCGGAGCACAAGCAGGCTTTCGCACGAACAATGATCATACGAACGCGAAAATTATCGATATGCGGTGCGAACGGTTGTTACGTGCGTTAAAAGAGCATGATGTTGTCGTTGTCGCGGGCTTTCAAGGTGCGGCTGAAAACGGAGATGTGACAACGATCGGGCGCGGCGGAAGCGACACGTCAGCTGCTGCGCTTGGGGCTGCACTTGGTGCGGAATGGATTGATATTTTCACTGACGTCGAAGGTGTAATGACGGCGGATCCGCGCATTGTAGAAAATGCGCGACCGCTTGATGTTGTAACATATACAGAAATTTGCAATATGGCATATCAAGGAGCGAAAGTCATCCATCCGCGTGCGGTCGAAATTGCGATGCAAGCGAAAGTGCCTTTGCGCATTCGCTCGACGTATTCTGATTCACCGGGAACGCTCGTTACATCGATTGGGAAAAAAGGAAGTGATGTAAAAGAGCGATTAGTGACAGGAATTGCCCACGTTTCAAACATTACGCAAATTAAAGTGCCAGCAAAAGAGGGACATTACGATTTGCAAGCGGAAGTATTTAAAGCGATGGCAAATGAAGGAATTAGTGTTGACTTTATTAATATTTCACCGAACGGGGTCGTCTATACGGTATCGAGCGACGTGGCAGATCGAGCGATTACGACGTTGCAAAAGCTTGGTTATGAACCAACCGTCACGCGCGGTTGCGCAAAAGTGTCGACTGTCGGAGCGGGTATTGCTGGTGTTCCGGGAGTAACCGCAAAAATTGTGACAGCACTATCTGAACGAGGCATTCAAATTTTGCAGTCGGCTGATAGCCACACAACCATTTGGGTACTTGTGAAAGAGGAGCATTTAAAAGAAGCGGTAAATGCATTACATGATGCATTTCAACTTGCGGAACAAAAACAATACGATTTCAGTTAG
- a CDS encoding aspartate-semialdehyde dehydrogenase — translation MEQKGLHVAVVGATGAVGQQMIQTLEKRNFPIAKLSLLSSERSAGKKVVFKGEEIEVQAAKPESFEGVHIALFSAGGSVSKQLAPEAVKRGAVVVDNTSAFRMDENVPLVVPEVNEADLHWHSGIIANPNCSTIQMVVALEPIRQAFGLKRVIVSTYQAVSGAGAQAVEELKTQTAHMLNGEEVTPEILPVKSDRKHYPIAFNAIPQIDKFQDNGFTFEEMKMINETKKIMHMPELEVAATCVRIPVMVGHSESVYIEVEKEGVTVAQIQSLLKEAPGVVLQDDPSEQLYPMPLYATGKNDVFVGRIRKDLHRDTGFHLWIVSDNLLKGAAWNSVQIAESLLKLGLVKA, via the coding sequence ATGGAGCAAAAAGGATTACATGTCGCCGTCGTTGGTGCGACAGGAGCTGTCGGACAACAAATGATTCAAACGTTAGAAAAAAGAAATTTCCCAATTGCAAAACTATCTTTACTTTCATCGGAGCGTTCAGCTGGAAAAAAAGTCGTGTTTAAAGGTGAAGAAATTGAAGTGCAAGCAGCAAAACCGGAAAGTTTTGAAGGTGTGCATATCGCGCTATTTAGCGCAGGCGGATCTGTATCAAAGCAACTTGCTCCCGAGGCGGTGAAACGCGGAGCGGTCGTTGTTGATAACACAAGTGCATTTCGCATGGACGAAAACGTACCGCTTGTCGTCCCTGAAGTAAACGAAGCAGATTTACATTGGCATAGTGGAATTATCGCAAATCCAAACTGCTCAACGATCCAAATGGTTGTGGCGCTCGAACCGATTCGTCAAGCGTTCGGATTAAAGCGCGTCATCGTCTCGACATATCAAGCGGTGTCAGGCGCAGGAGCACAAGCGGTAGAAGAGTTAAAAACGCAAACAGCGCACATGTTAAACGGCGAAGAAGTGACGCCGGAAATTTTACCGGTAAAATCGGATCGCAAACATTATCCGATTGCATTTAACGCCATTCCACAGATTGATAAGTTTCAAGACAATGGATTTACATTTGAAGAAATGAAAATGATTAACGAAACGAAAAAAATTATGCATATGCCTGAATTGGAAGTAGCGGCAACATGCGTGCGCATTCCCGTGATGGTAGGGCATTCGGAATCAGTTTACATTGAAGTAGAAAAAGAAGGAGTAACGGTCGCGCAAATCCAGTCGCTCCTAAAAGAAGCACCGGGCGTTGTGTTACAAGACGATCCAAGCGAGCAGCTTTATCCGATGCCCCTATATGCAACAGGAAAAAATGACGTATTCGTTGGTCGCATTCGCAAAGATTTACATCGCGACACAGGATTCCATTTATGGATCGTTTCTGATAACTTGTTAAAGGGAGCGGCATGGAACTCTGTTCAAATTGCTGAAAGTCTTTTAAAATTAGGGCTTGTGAAAGCATAA
- a CDS encoding dipicolinate synthase subunit B, with translation MNVQGKRIGFGLTGSHCTYDAVMPEIEKLIAKGADVIPIVSYTVQSTNTRFGKGEEWVKKLEEMTGHQVIDTIVKAEPLGPKLPLDCMVIAPLTGNSMSKLANALTDSPVLMAAKATMRNHRPVVVGISTNDALGLNGVNLMRLMAAKNIYFIPFGQDDPFKKPNSMVAHMPLLLDTVEAALEGRQIQPVIVEYRRS, from the coding sequence ATGAACGTACAAGGAAAGCGCATTGGCTTTGGTTTAACAGGCTCTCATTGCACATATGATGCGGTAATGCCGGAAATTGAAAAATTAATTGCGAAAGGGGCAGACGTCATTCCGATCGTTTCGTATACGGTGCAATCGACAAATACCCGATTCGGCAAAGGAGAAGAATGGGTGAAAAAGCTTGAAGAGATGACAGGTCATCAAGTCATTGATACAATTGTAAAAGCAGAACCGTTAGGACCGAAATTACCGCTTGATTGCATGGTTATTGCGCCACTAACCGGAAATTCGATGAGCAAATTAGCGAACGCGCTGACGGACTCGCCTGTATTAATGGCTGCGAAAGCGACGATGCGTAATCATCGTCCCGTTGTTGTTGGCATTTCGACAAACGATGCGCTCGGTTTAAACGGTGTCAATTTAATGCGATTAATGGCAGCAAAAAATATTTACTTCATCCCATTTGGGCAAGATGATCCGTTCAAAAAACCGAATTCGATGGTTGCTCATATGCCATTGCTGCTTGATACGGTAGAAGCGGCGCTCGAAGGTCGGCAAATTCAACCAGTCATCGTTGAATATCGTCGCTCATAA
- a CDS encoding dipicolinic acid synthetase subunit A, with protein sequence MYKRVNELMLTGMHVAIIGGDARQLEVIRKLMELDAKLSLVGFDQLDHGFAGVTKMKIHEVDFHEVDAIILPVHGTSMDGEIQTVFSNEKMTFTEELLRQTPAHCTVYSGITNDYLDHVVKSVGRKHVQLFERDDVAIYNSIPTAEGTVMMVIQHTDVTIHGSRVAVLGLGRVGMTVARTFAALGAKVKVGARRSEHLARIAEMALEPFHLNDLEQHVKDIDVCINTIPYPVVTASVIAKMPAHTLIVDLASKPGGTDFRYAEKRGIQALLAPGLPGIVAPKTAGQIVANVLAQLLSADLKKRKENKK encoded by the coding sequence ATGTATAAGAGGGTGAATGAACTCATGCTGACAGGAATGCACGTTGCGATCATCGGTGGGGACGCTCGGCAGCTTGAAGTCATTCGGAAATTGATGGAACTTGACGCAAAATTGTCGCTCGTTGGCTTCGATCAATTAGACCATGGCTTTGCTGGAGTAACGAAAATGAAAATTCACGAAGTCGATTTTCACGAAGTAGATGCCATTATTTTACCTGTTCACGGAACGAGCATGGACGGTGAAATTCAAACAGTATTTTCAAACGAAAAAATGACGTTTACTGAAGAATTGCTTCGTCAAACCCCAGCGCATTGCACCGTTTATTCAGGAATTACAAATGACTATTTAGACCACGTTGTCAAATCTGTTGGTCGAAAACATGTGCAACTATTTGAGCGAGACGATGTCGCCATTTATAACTCGATTCCAACAGCAGAAGGAACGGTCATGATGGTCATTCAACATACAGATGTGACGATTCATGGATCACGCGTTGCTGTTTTAGGTTTGGGACGTGTAGGGATGACGGTCGCTCGAACGTTTGCAGCTTTAGGCGCAAAAGTAAAAGTGGGGGCCCGACGCTCCGAACATTTAGCGCGCATTGCAGAGATGGCGTTAGAGCCGTTTCATTTAAACGATTTAGAACAACACGTGAAAGATATTGACGTTTGTATTAATACGATCCCATATCCTGTTGTAACCGCAAGCGTCATTGCGAAAATGCCTGCTCATACGCTTATTGTTGACTTGGCATCAAAACCTGGTGGCACGGATTTTCGATATGCGGAAAAGCGCGGCATTCAAGCGCTATTAGCCCCGGGACTTCCCGGCATTGTCGCGCCAAAAACAGCGGGGCAAATTGTCGCAAATGTATTAGCGCAACTTCTTTCTGCAGATTTGAAAAAACGAAAGGAGAATAAAAAATGA
- a CDS encoding YlmC/YmxH family sporulation protein, with protein sequence MRLSELSGKEIVDMKRAERLGILGQTDLEINERTGQIQALLIPTTKWFGFRKDGTDIRVPWSRVKKIGSDMILIDVDD encoded by the coding sequence ATGCGATTAAGTGAATTAAGCGGAAAAGAAATTGTTGATATGAAGCGAGCAGAGCGGCTCGGTATTTTAGGACAGACTGATTTAGAAATTAATGAACGAACAGGTCAAATTCAAGCACTTTTAATTCCAACAACAAAATGGTTTGGCTTTCGGAAAGATGGAACAGATATACGCGTGCCATGGAGCCGTGTAAAAAAGATCGGCTCAGATATGATTTTAATCGATGTCGATGACTAG